One Vulpes lagopus strain Blue_001 chromosome 18, ASM1834538v1, whole genome shotgun sequence DNA window includes the following coding sequences:
- the PABPC1L gene encoding polyadenylate-binding protein 1-like isoform X1, with amino-acid sequence MNASGPGYPLASLYVGDLHPDVTEAMLYEKFSPAGPILSIRVCRDVATRRSLGYAYINFQQPADAERALDTMNFEVIKGQPVRIMWSQRDPGLRKSGVGNIFIKNLEDSIDNKALYDTFSTFGNILSCKVVCDDHGSRGFGFVHFETHEAAQQAITTMNGMLLNDRKVFVGHFKSRREREAELGARAMEFTNIYVKNLHVDVDEQGLQDLFSGFGKMLSVKVMRDDSGHSRGFGFVNFQKHEEAQKAVMDMNGKEVSGRLLYVGRAQKRVERQSELKRRFEQLKQDRLTRYQGVNLYVKNLDDSIDDEKLRKEFSPYGVITSAKKRRQRP; translated from the exons ATGAACGCCAGCGGCCCGGGCTACCCGCTCGCCTCGCTCTACGTGGGCGACCTGCACCCCGACGTGACCGAGGCCATGCTGTACGAGAAGTTCTCGCCCGCCGGCCCCATCCTGTCCATCCGCGTGTGCCGCGACGTGGCCACCCGCCGCTCGCTGGGCTACGCCTACATCAACTTCCAGCAGCCGGCCGACG CGGAGCGGGCACTGGACACGATGAACTTTGAAGTGATCAAAGGCCAGCCCGTCCGCATCATGTGGTCCCAGCGAGACCCAGGACTGCGCAAGTCGGGCGTGGGCAACATCTTCATCAAGAACCTGGAGGACTCCATTGACAACAAGGCCTTGTATGACACCTTCTCCACCTTTGGGAACATTCTCTCTTGTAAG GTGGTATGTGACGATCATGGCTCCCGAGGCTTTGGCTTCGTCCACTTTGAGACCCATGAAGCCGCGCAGCAGGCCATCACCACCATGAACGGGATGCTGCTGAATGATCGAAAAGT CTTCGTGGGCCACTTCAAGTCTCGACGGGAGCGGGAAGCGGAGCTGGGAGCTCGGGCCATGGAATTCACCAACATTTATGTGAAGAACCTCCATGTGGATGTGGATGAGCAGGGCCTGCAGGACCTCTTCTCCGGGTTTG GAAAGATGCTGAGTGTGAAGGTGATGAGGGATGATAGCGGCCACTCCCGGGGCTTCGGCTTTGTCAACTTTCAGAAGCATGAGGAAGCCCAGAAG GCTGTGATGGACATGAATGGGAAGGAGGTGAGTGGGCGGCTGCTGTACGTGGGCCGGGCCCAGAAGCGGGTAGAACGGCAGAGTGAGCTGAAGCGCAGGTTTGAGCAGCTGAAGCAGGATCGGCTGACCCGTTACCAG GGTGTGAATCTGTATGTTAAGAACCTGGATGACTCCATCGATGACGAAAAGCTGAGAAAAGAGTTTTCTCCCTACGGAGTGATCACCAGTGCTAAG